In a genomic window of Streptomyces sp. SJL17-4:
- the rsmA gene encoding 16S rRNA (adenine(1518)-N(6)/adenine(1519)-N(6))-dimethyltransferase RsmA, whose translation MSTTTGPESPDALLGPADIRELAAALGVRPTKQKGQNFVIDANTVRRIVRTAGVRPDDVVVEVGPGLGSLTLALLEAADRVTAVEIDDVLAAALPATIAARMPARADRFALVHSDAMHVQELPGPAPTALVANLPYNVAVPVLLHMLERFPSIERTLVMVQAEVADRLAAKPGNKVYGVPSVKANWYAEVKRAGSIGRNVFWPAPNVDSGLVSLVRRTEPLATTATRQEVFAVVDAAFAQRRKTLRAALATWAGSPAAAEEALVKAGISPQARGEGLTVEEFARIAEAKA comes from the coding sequence GTGAGCACCACCACCGGCCCCGAAAGCCCCGACGCCCTCCTCGGCCCCGCCGACATCCGTGAACTGGCGGCCGCCCTCGGCGTACGCCCCACGAAGCAGAAGGGCCAGAACTTCGTCATCGACGCCAACACCGTCCGGCGGATCGTCCGCACGGCCGGGGTACGGCCCGACGACGTGGTCGTGGAGGTGGGGCCCGGACTCGGCTCCCTCACCCTGGCCCTCCTGGAGGCCGCGGACCGGGTGACGGCCGTCGAGATCGACGACGTGCTCGCCGCCGCGCTGCCCGCCACGATCGCCGCCCGCATGCCGGCCCGCGCCGACCGCTTCGCGCTCGTGCACTCCGACGCGATGCACGTCCAGGAGCTGCCGGGCCCGGCGCCGACCGCGCTCGTCGCGAACCTGCCGTACAACGTGGCCGTGCCGGTCCTGCTCCACATGCTGGAGCGGTTCCCGAGCATCGAGCGGACCCTCGTCATGGTCCAGGCCGAGGTCGCCGACCGGCTCGCCGCCAAGCCGGGCAACAAGGTGTACGGCGTGCCGTCGGTCAAGGCCAACTGGTACGCGGAGGTCAAGCGCGCCGGGTCCATCGGCCGCAACGTCTTCTGGCCCGCGCCGAACGTCGACTCCGGCCTCGTCTCCCTCGTCCGCCGCACCGAGCCGCTGGCGACCACCGCCACCCGGCAGGAGGTCTTCGCGGTCGTCGACGCGGCCTTCGCCCAGCGCCGCAAGACGCTGCGCGCGGCCCTCGCGACGTGGGCGGGCTCGCCCGCGGCGGCGGAGGAGGCCCTGGTGAAGGCCGGGATCTCGCCGCAGGCGCGCGGCGAGGGCCTGACGGTGGAGGAGTTCGCCCGGATCGCGGAGGCGAAGGCATGA
- a CDS encoding ubiquitin-like domain-containing protein, translating into MSTSQGSHRAGRRGATLPVHEQPTQVAPLVAPAAGTVPGQGSRAGSRRAARRRKASGPTGEGLRRLVPQALVVAFLAGGTSAFVADDKAVLLSVDGVPRTLHTFADDVEELLADEGLAVGAHDIVAPAPAEALASGDEIVVRYGRPVALTVDGQRRQVWTTARTVEGALRQLGVRAEGAYLSVSRGAPISRDGLALDVRTERAVTFLADGRERTVRTNAATVREALAEAGITLSAQDAVSVVPESFPRDGQTVTVLRITGSKQTREEAVPYAVERTRDPELFVGTEVVDRQGAAGVRRVTYSLRTVNGVRQKPRRIGEEIVREPVSRRVRVGTRPMPTSVAGADGLDWGALAACESGGRPNAVDPSGTYGGLYQFDPGTWRSLGGSGVAQNAPAAEQTFRAKKLYVQRGASPWPHCGRRLHG; encoded by the coding sequence GTGAGCACATCCCAGGGCAGTCACCGCGCCGGACGACGGGGCGCGACCCTGCCCGTCCACGAGCAGCCGACCCAGGTGGCGCCCCTCGTCGCCCCCGCCGCCGGCACCGTCCCCGGTCAGGGCTCCCGCGCCGGGTCCCGCCGGGCCGCCCGCCGCCGCAAGGCCTCGGGCCCCACCGGGGAGGGGCTGCGACGGCTCGTCCCGCAGGCCCTCGTCGTCGCCTTCCTCGCCGGCGGCACCAGCGCCTTCGTCGCCGACGACAAGGCCGTCCTGCTCTCCGTCGACGGCGTCCCGCGCACCCTCCACACCTTCGCCGACGACGTCGAGGAACTGCTCGCCGACGAGGGCCTGGCCGTCGGCGCCCACGACATCGTCGCCCCCGCCCCCGCCGAGGCCCTGGCCAGCGGCGACGAGATCGTCGTCCGGTACGGCCGGCCCGTCGCCCTCACCGTCGACGGGCAGCGCCGCCAGGTCTGGACGACCGCCAGGACCGTCGAGGGCGCGCTGCGCCAGCTCGGGGTCCGCGCGGAGGGCGCGTACCTCTCGGTCTCCCGCGGCGCCCCCATCTCCCGCGACGGCCTCGCCCTCGACGTACGGACCGAGCGGGCGGTGACCTTCCTCGCCGACGGGCGAGAGCGGACCGTGCGGACGAACGCCGCCACCGTCCGCGAGGCCCTCGCCGAGGCCGGGATCACCCTCTCCGCGCAGGACGCCGTCTCCGTCGTCCCCGAGTCCTTCCCGCGCGACGGCCAGACGGTCACCGTGCTGCGGATCACCGGCTCGAAGCAGACGCGCGAGGAGGCCGTGCCGTACGCCGTCGAGCGGACCCGCGACCCGGAGCTCTTCGTCGGCACCGAGGTCGTCGACCGGCAGGGCGCGGCCGGCGTCCGCCGCGTCACGTACAGCCTGCGGACCGTCAACGGCGTCCGGCAGAAGCCCCGCCGGATCGGCGAGGAGATCGTCCGCGAACCCGTCAGCCGGCGGGTCCGGGTCGGCACCAGGCCGATGCCGACCTCCGTCGCCGGCGCCGACGGCCTCGACTGGGGCGCGCTCGCCGCCTGCGAGTCCGGTGGCCGCCCGAACGCCGTCGACCCCTCGGGGACGTACGGAGGGCTCTACCAGTTCGACCCCGGCACCTGGCGCTCCCTCGGCGGCAGCGGAGTCGCCCAGAACGCGCCCGCCGCCGAGCAGACGTTCCGGGCGAAGAAGCTGTACGTGCAGCGCGGGGCGAGTCCATGGCCCCACTGCGGACGGCGGCTGCACGGATGA
- a CDS encoding ABC-F family ATP-binding cassette domain-containing protein encodes MAVNLVNVEAVSKVYGTRALLDGVSLGVSEGDRIGVVGRNGDGKTTLIRMLAKLEEADTGRVTHSGGLRLGVLTQHDSLDPKATIRHEVIGVMADHEWAGSAKIRDVLTGLFGGLDLPGFENGLDTVIGPLSGGERRRIALAKLLIDDQDLIVLDEPTNHLDVEGISWLAKHLQERRSALVCVTHDRWFLDQVCTRMWDVQRGDVHEYEGGYSDYVFARAERERIAATEETKRQNLMRKELAWLRRGAPARTSKPRYRIEAANELIADVPPPRDTSELMKFANARLGKTVFDLEDVTVTAGPKTLLQHLTWQLGPGDRIGLVGVNGAGKTSLLRALADAAVSQGEIQPAAGTVTVGKTVRLAYLSQDVTELPATLRVLEAVQQIRDRVDLGKGREMTAGQLCEQFGFSKEKQWTPVGDLSGGERRRLQLLRLLMDEPNVLFLDEPTNDLDIETLTQLEDLLDGWPGSMVVISHDRFFIERTTDRTLALLGDRTLRMLPRGIDEYLERRRKMIEASVPTPAAAPAQTKPGVSAADSRAAKKELQKVERQLDKVSQKEAKLHTQIADNATDFEKVAKLDAELRELAGEREELEMRWLELAEDA; translated from the coding sequence GTGGCCGTCAATCTGGTCAATGTCGAGGCTGTCAGCAAGGTGTACGGAACCCGTGCACTGCTCGACGGCGTCTCGCTCGGCGTCTCCGAAGGGGACCGGATCGGGGTCGTGGGCCGCAACGGCGACGGCAAGACCACCCTCATCCGGATGCTCGCGAAGCTGGAGGAGGCCGACACCGGCCGCGTCACCCACAGCGGCGGGCTGCGCCTCGGCGTGCTCACCCAGCACGACTCGCTCGACCCGAAGGCCACCATCCGGCACGAGGTCATCGGCGTCATGGCCGACCACGAGTGGGCCGGCAGCGCCAAGATCCGCGACGTGCTCACCGGGCTCTTCGGCGGGCTCGACCTGCCCGGCTTCGAGAACGGCCTCGACACCGTCATCGGCCCGCTCTCCGGCGGCGAGCGCCGCCGCATCGCGCTCGCCAAGCTCCTCATCGACGACCAGGACCTGATCGTCCTCGACGAGCCCACCAACCACCTCGACGTCGAGGGCATCTCCTGGCTCGCCAAGCACCTCCAGGAGCGCCGCTCCGCGCTCGTCTGCGTCACCCACGACCGCTGGTTCCTCGACCAGGTCTGCACCCGCATGTGGGACGTGCAGCGCGGTGACGTCCACGAGTACGAGGGCGGCTACTCCGACTACGTCTTCGCCCGCGCCGAGCGCGAGCGCATCGCCGCCACCGAGGAGACCAAGCGGCAGAACCTGATGCGCAAGGAGCTGGCCTGGCTGCGGCGCGGCGCCCCCGCCCGTACCTCCAAGCCCCGCTACCGCATCGAGGCCGCCAACGAGCTGATCGCCGACGTGCCGCCGCCGCGCGACACCTCCGAGCTGATGAAGTTCGCCAACGCCCGGCTCGGCAAGACCGTCTTCGACCTGGAGGACGTGACCGTCACCGCCGGTCCCAAGACCCTCCTCCAGCACCTCACCTGGCAGCTGGGCCCCGGCGACCGGATCGGCCTCGTCGGCGTCAACGGCGCGGGCAAGACCTCACTCCTGCGCGCACTCGCCGACGCCGCCGTCAGCCAGGGCGAGATCCAGCCCGCGGCCGGCACCGTCACCGTCGGCAAGACCGTCCGGCTCGCCTACCTCTCCCAGGACGTCACCGAGCTCCCCGCCACCCTGCGGGTCCTGGAGGCCGTCCAGCAGATCCGCGACCGGGTCGACCTCGGCAAGGGCCGCGAGATGACCGCCGGGCAGCTCTGCGAGCAGTTCGGCTTCTCCAAGGAGAAGCAGTGGACGCCCGTCGGAGACCTCTCCGGTGGTGAGCGCCGCCGCCTCCAGCTGCTCCGCCTGCTGATGGACGAGCCGAACGTCCTCTTCCTCGACGAGCCCACCAACGACCTCGACATCGAGACCCTCACCCAGCTGGAGGACCTCCTCGACGGCTGGCCGGGCTCCATGGTCGTCATCTCCCACGACCGGTTCTTCATCGAGCGCACCACCGACCGGACGCTCGCGCTGCTCGGCGACCGGACCCTGCGGATGCTGCCCCGCGGCATCGACGAGTACCTGGAGCGGCGCCGGAAGATGATCGAGGCGTCCGTCCCGACGCCCGCCGCCGCGCCCGCGCAGACGAAGCCCGGCGTCTCGGCCGCCGACAGCCGCGCCGCGAAGAAGGAGCTGCAGAAGGTCGAGCGACAGCTCGACAAGGTCTCCCAGAAGGAGGCCAAGCTGCACACGCAGATCGCCGACAACGCGACCGATTTCGAGAAGGTCGCGAAGCTCGACGCGGAGCTCCGGGAACTCGCGGGTGAACGCGAGGAATTGGAGATGCGCTGGCTCGAACTGGCCGAGGACGCATAA
- a CDS encoding Uma2 family endonuclease has translation MTAEPMTRPEQECAGRWPKPPQDGWTVDDLLTLPDLPPHTELIDGSLVFVSPQRHFHSVAIDLLVSGLRSTVPPELRVSREMTVIIDRRNGPEPDVSVIRKEALKNRTQTSFEVADVLLAVEVVSPESEARDRNAKPPKYAAAGIEHFWLVEMEGKDEHLVVRVYELDPLTKTYNSTGTYRDRLKVAVPFPVDIDLTAIDEM, from the coding sequence ATGACTGCCGAGCCGATGACCAGGCCGGAGCAGGAGTGCGCCGGGCGTTGGCCGAAGCCGCCGCAGGACGGCTGGACGGTCGACGACCTGCTCACGCTGCCCGACCTCCCGCCGCACACCGAGCTGATCGACGGGAGCCTGGTTTTCGTGAGTCCGCAGCGCCACTTCCACAGTGTGGCAATCGACCTGCTGGTGAGCGGGCTCCGCAGCACGGTGCCACCGGAGCTTCGGGTGAGCCGGGAGATGACCGTGATCATCGACCGCCGAAACGGGCCCGAACCCGATGTATCGGTCATCCGCAAGGAGGCTCTCAAGAATCGCACTCAGACCTCGTTCGAAGTCGCTGACGTTCTGCTCGCCGTCGAGGTCGTATCGCCTGAATCCGAGGCGCGGGACCGTAACGCCAAACCGCCCAAGTACGCGGCTGCGGGCATCGAGCACTTCTGGCTCGTCGAGATGGAGGGCAAGGACGAGCACCTGGTCGTGCGGGTCTACGAGCTCGACCCTCTCACCAAGACCTACAACTCGACCGGAACCTACCGCGACCGGCTGAAGGTCGCCGTCCCCTTCCCCGTCGACATCGACCTCACCGCGATCGACGAGATGTAG
- a CDS encoding TatD family hydrolase: protein MSAKDAPPPLPEPLLVEVADSHTHLDLQSGTVEEALVKAAAVGVTTVVQVGCDVKGSQWAAETAAAHEHVHAAVALHPNEAPRIVLGDPDGWSRQGAREGGGDAALDDALAEIDRLAALPYVRGVGETGLDFFRTGPEGIAAQERSFRAHIEIAKRHGKALVIHDREAHADVLRVLDEEGAPERTVFHCYSGDAAMAEICAAKGYYMSFAGNVTFKNAQHLRDALAVAPLELVLVETDAPFLTPAPYRGRPNAPYLIPVTLRAMAEVRGIDENEMAEAIAVNTARAFDY, encoded by the coding sequence ATGAGTGCCAAGGACGCCCCGCCGCCGCTGCCCGAACCCCTCCTCGTGGAGGTCGCGGACTCGCACACCCATCTGGACCTCCAGTCCGGGACCGTCGAGGAGGCGCTGGTCAAGGCCGCCGCCGTCGGGGTGACCACGGTCGTCCAGGTCGGCTGCGACGTGAAGGGCTCCCAGTGGGCCGCGGAGACCGCCGCCGCCCACGAGCACGTCCACGCCGCCGTCGCCCTCCACCCCAACGAAGCACCCCGGATCGTTCTCGGCGACCCCGACGGATGGTCCCGGCAGGGCGCGCGCGAGGGCGGCGGCGACGCGGCCCTCGACGACGCGCTCGCCGAGATCGACCGCCTCGCCGCCCTGCCGTACGTCCGCGGCGTCGGCGAGACCGGCCTCGACTTCTTCCGTACGGGCCCCGAGGGCATCGCCGCGCAGGAGCGTTCCTTCCGTGCCCACATCGAGATCGCCAAGCGGCACGGCAAGGCGCTCGTCATCCACGACCGCGAGGCCCACGCCGACGTGCTGCGCGTCCTGGACGAGGAGGGCGCCCCCGAGCGGACCGTCTTCCACTGCTACTCCGGCGACGCCGCCATGGCCGAGATCTGCGCCGCCAAGGGCTACTACATGTCCTTCGCCGGCAACGTCACCTTCAAGAACGCCCAGCACCTGCGCGACGCGCTCGCCGTCGCCCCGCTGGAACTCGTCCTCGTCGAGACCGACGCCCCCTTCCTCACCCCGGCGCCCTACCGCGGCCGGCCGAACGCCCCGTACCTGATCCCGGTCACCCTCCGGGCGATGGCGGAGGTACGCGGCATCGACGAGAACGAGATGGCCGAGGCGATCGCGGTGAACACGGCCCGCGCCTTCGACTACTGA
- a CDS encoding 4-(cytidine 5'-diphospho)-2-C-methyl-D-erythritol kinase encodes MTAAGSVTVRVPAKVNVQLAVGAARPDGFHDLANVFLAVSLYDEVTATPAAELTVTCEGPDADKVPLDRTNLAARAAELLAARHGIAPDVHLHIAKDIPVAGGMAGGSADGAGALLACDALWGLNSSREELLEICAELGSDVPFSLVGGAALGTGRGEKLTELPVGGGFHWVFAVADGGLSTPVVFGEFDRLTEGTEVPEPAASPVLLDALRTGDTTALAATLANDLQAAALSLRPSLAETLTAGTEAGALAALVSGSGPTTAFLVKDAEAAETVAAALIASGTCRTARVATSPAAGAVVL; translated from the coding sequence ATGACCGCCGCGGGAAGCGTCACCGTCCGCGTCCCCGCCAAGGTCAACGTCCAGCTGGCGGTGGGCGCGGCCCGCCCCGACGGCTTCCACGACCTGGCCAACGTCTTCCTCGCGGTGTCCCTGTACGACGAGGTGACCGCGACCCCGGCCGCCGAGCTGACGGTCACCTGCGAGGGTCCCGACGCCGACAAGGTGCCGCTCGACCGCACCAACCTGGCCGCGCGCGCCGCCGAGCTGCTCGCCGCCCGGCACGGCATCGCCCCGGACGTGCACCTGCACATCGCCAAGGACATCCCGGTCGCGGGCGGCATGGCCGGCGGCAGCGCGGACGGCGCGGGCGCCCTGCTCGCCTGCGACGCGCTCTGGGGCCTGAACTCCTCGCGCGAGGAACTCCTGGAGATCTGCGCCGAGCTCGGCAGCGATGTCCCCTTCAGCCTGGTGGGCGGGGCGGCGCTCGGCACCGGGCGCGGCGAGAAGCTGACGGAGCTGCCGGTCGGCGGCGGCTTCCACTGGGTGTTCGCCGTCGCCGACGGAGGGCTCTCGACCCCGGTGGTGTTCGGCGAGTTCGACCGGCTCACCGAGGGGACCGAGGTCCCCGAGCCGGCCGCCTCCCCGGTCCTCCTGGACGCCCTGCGCACCGGCGACACGACCGCTCTCGCGGCCACCCTCGCCAACGACCTCCAGGCGGCGGCGCTCTCCCTGCGTCCCTCGCTCGCCGAGACGCTGACGGCGGGCACGGAGGCGGGTGCCCTCGCGGCCCTGGTGTCGGGCTCGGGCCCGACGACCGCGTTCCTGGTGAAGGACGCGGAGGCCGCGGAGACGGTCGCCGCCGCCCTGATCGCCTCGGGCACCTGCCGCACCGCCCGCGTGGCGACGTCGCCGGCGGCGGGCGCGGTCGTCCTCTAG
- a CDS encoding acyltransferase: MGISARELAAATPATRDRYVDLLRVASLAVVVLGHWLMAAVTVDGQVGNLLAVVPELQVVTWLFQVMPVFFFVGGFSHALAHRSRPQYAAFLRARLQRLLRPTMVFVGVWGAAALVLQLSGADGGLTGVALRLVTQPLWFIGIYLAMVAFTPPLLRLHERWGWGAFAVLAGGAVAVDVLRFAADVPFVEFLNFAFVWLAVHQLGFLRADGMIRRPALLAGAGLLGATALVALGPYPLSMVGMPGEKVSNMAPPTLALLCHGLWLVGAVELLKGPGARLVARAGVWRAVVAANGIAMTAFLWHLTAMLGVYGAMLGFGAGLPAPASGAWWAQVPLRFAAAAALTAALVAVFRRFEAPGPTRRDGGSGPLAALGITLALLGILGLSATGLGGLLEGHTATLIAFEVTAPAAVAMALAGWLLVERPTSRRSR; the protein is encoded by the coding sequence ATGGGAATCAGTGCTCGCGAACTCGCCGCCGCCACGCCCGCGACGCGGGACCGGTACGTCGATCTGCTTCGGGTGGCCTCGCTCGCCGTCGTCGTACTCGGGCACTGGCTGATGGCGGCCGTCACCGTCGACGGGCAGGTCGGCAATCTGCTCGCCGTCGTGCCCGAACTCCAGGTGGTGACCTGGCTGTTCCAGGTGATGCCGGTGTTCTTCTTCGTCGGCGGCTTCTCGCACGCCCTCGCCCACCGCTCCCGCCCGCAGTACGCGGCCTTCCTGCGGGCCCGGCTCCAGCGGCTGCTCCGGCCGACGATGGTCTTCGTCGGGGTCTGGGGCGCGGCCGCACTCGTCCTCCAGCTGTCCGGAGCGGACGGGGGGCTCACCGGGGTCGCGCTGCGGCTGGTCACCCAGCCGCTCTGGTTCATCGGGATCTATCTGGCGATGGTCGCGTTCACCCCGCCGCTGCTGCGGCTGCACGAGCGATGGGGCTGGGGCGCGTTCGCGGTGCTCGCGGGCGGCGCGGTCGCGGTGGACGTGCTGCGGTTCGCGGCGGACGTGCCGTTCGTCGAGTTCCTGAACTTCGCGTTCGTGTGGCTGGCGGTCCACCAGCTGGGCTTCCTCCGCGCCGACGGAATGATCCGCCGCCCGGCCCTGCTCGCCGGCGCGGGCCTGCTCGGCGCGACCGCGCTCGTCGCCCTGGGGCCGTATCCGCTGTCGATGGTGGGGATGCCCGGCGAGAAGGTCTCCAACATGGCACCGCCGACCCTCGCCCTGCTCTGCCACGGCCTGTGGCTGGTCGGCGCGGTCGAGCTGCTCAAGGGGCCCGGGGCGCGGCTCGTGGCCCGGGCCGGGGTGTGGCGGGCGGTGGTCGCGGCCAACGGGATCGCGATGACGGCGTTCCTGTGGCACCTGACGGCGATGCTCGGGGTGTACGGGGCGATGCTCGGCTTCGGTGCGGGGCTGCCCGCCCCCGCCTCGGGCGCCTGGTGGGCGCAGGTGCCGCTCCGGTTCGCCGCGGCGGCCGCCCTGACCGCCGCACTCGTCGCCGTCTTCCGCCGCTTCGAGGCGCCGGGACCCACCCGCCGGGACGGCGGTTCCGGGCCGCTCGCGGCCCTCGGCATCACCCTGGCGCTCCTCGGGATCCTCGGCCTCTCGGCGACCGGCCTCGGCGGCCTCCTGGAGGGTCACACCGCGACCCTGATCGCGTTCGAGGTCACCGCCCCGGCGGCGGTGGCGATGGCCCTCGCGGGCTGGCTGCTCGTCGAGCGCCCTACATCTCGTCGATCGCGGTGA
- the rsmI gene encoding 16S rRNA (cytidine(1402)-2'-O)-methyltransferase, which translates to MGRVTGTLVLAGTPIGDIADAPPRLATELENADIVAAEDTRRLRGLTRALGIHTTGRVVSYFEGNESARTPELVEALVGGARVLLVTDAGMPSVSDPGYRLVAAAVEQDIKVTAVPGPSAVLTALALSGLPVDRFCFEGFLPRKAGERLGRLREVADERRTLVYFEAPHRLDDTLAAMAEVFGAERRAAVCRELTKTYEEVKRGPLAELAAWAAEGVRGEITVVVEGAPETGPAELDAEELVRRVRVREEAGERRKEAIAAVAADAGLPKREVFDAVVAAKNAAGQGPGNGKGLI; encoded by the coding sequence ATGGGCCGTGTGACAGGAACGCTGGTACTCGCAGGGACCCCCATCGGTGACATCGCGGACGCTCCGCCCCGACTCGCCACCGAACTGGAGAACGCGGACATCGTGGCCGCCGAGGACACCCGGAGGCTGCGCGGGCTGACCCGCGCCCTGGGCATCCACACCACGGGCCGTGTCGTCTCCTACTTCGAGGGCAACGAGTCCGCCCGTACGCCGGAGCTGGTCGAAGCCCTGGTCGGCGGCGCCCGTGTGCTGCTCGTCACCGATGCGGGCATGCCGTCCGTGTCGGACCCCGGCTACCGGCTCGTCGCCGCCGCCGTCGAGCAGGACATCAAGGTGACGGCCGTCCCCGGCCCGTCCGCCGTCCTCACCGCGCTCGCCCTCTCCGGCCTGCCCGTGGACCGCTTCTGCTTCGAGGGCTTCCTGCCCAGGAAGGCGGGCGAGCGCCTCGGCCGGCTCCGTGAGGTCGCCGACGAGCGCCGCACCCTCGTCTACTTCGAGGCCCCGCACCGGCTCGACGACACCCTCGCCGCGATGGCCGAGGTCTTCGGCGCCGAGCGCCGCGCCGCCGTCTGCCGCGAGCTGACCAAGACGTACGAGGAGGTCAAGCGCGGCCCGCTGGCCGAGCTCGCCGCCTGGGCGGCCGAGGGCGTACGGGGCGAGATCACCGTCGTCGTCGAGGGCGCCCCCGAGACGGGACCGGCCGAACTCGACGCCGAGGAGCTGGTCCGCAGGGTGCGGGTGCGCGAGGAGGCGGGCGAGCGGCGCAAGGAGGCGATCGCCGCGGTCGCCGCCGACGCGGGGCTTCCCAAGCGGGAGGTGTTCGATGCCGTCGTGGCGGCAAAGAACGCGGCTGGACAAGGCCCTGGAAACGGTAAAGGACTAATCTGA
- a CDS encoding PQQ-binding-like beta-propeller repeat protein, whose product MTQPPSNQPPGGFGAPQDPNQGPHQGTPPVPPAPPQAPQTPPPPAGPPGAPPAAPGPYSQQPQQQPQPGYGYPQQGQPGQPGPYGQPGQPGQPGPYGQQPYGYPQQGQQPGYGQPQQPGPYGQQQSPYGGYPTQPMYQGAPTPPSSGGGLKGRTGLVAAVAAGAVLVAAVTTWAVVGGGDDEKPIAGPTASASSSSSAPKPTESVDKGDGSGDGSKGDGGDLNAGRQAGEAKVNWLLQNDVDLPRNGADVLGPWIVGDTVVKAMYKGVSGYNLSDGAPKWHVDVPFELCAAPAEPSANGVMVFAYAESAKDGAKCTSLQQIDLKTGKAGWKKAVPKPKGLFAFSDNTLSISGNTLTVSGTSSSYGFSLTDGKQLFTGATTGCKPFAYAGGSKLIAAVDCPSGSTTKKLQGVSQVDPNTGKPKWTFKLEADWEVDRVYSVDPLVVSATQREQKKWTIFALNPNGSLRSQIQGGKDKFAPSCGGGFVIFGKNLQGCTGVAADANTFYMATETSYGTPNEVVAFDLKTGKAKWRSKAPGEQSMIPLRMEGGQVLVYVDPSYDKGGAVATIAPTGGAPKTVLQHPASTAQVENNFYSPGYAYGAGTFVVASGRVSASNDKEEKLVKTMMAFSK is encoded by the coding sequence ATGACCCAGCCGCCCAGCAACCAGCCGCCGGGGGGCTTCGGAGCTCCCCAGGATCCGAACCAGGGCCCGCACCAGGGCACGCCGCCCGTGCCGCCCGCCCCGCCGCAGGCACCGCAGACCCCACCGCCGCCCGCCGGCCCGCCCGGCGCGCCGCCCGCCGCGCCCGGACCGTACAGCCAGCAGCCGCAGCAGCAGCCGCAGCCCGGTTACGGGTACCCGCAGCAGGGCCAGCCCGGTCAGCCGGGCCCGTACGGCCAGCCGGGCCAGCCCGGACAGCCCGGCCCTTACGGCCAGCAGCCGTACGGCTACCCGCAGCAGGGCCAGCAGCCCGGCTACGGCCAGCCGCAGCAGCCGGGACCGTACGGCCAGCAGCAGAGCCCGTACGGCGGGTACCCCACCCAGCCGATGTACCAGGGCGCCCCCACCCCGCCGTCCTCCGGCGGCGGCCTCAAGGGCCGTACCGGTCTCGTCGCCGCCGTGGCCGCCGGTGCCGTCCTCGTGGCCGCCGTCACCACCTGGGCCGTCGTCGGCGGTGGCGACGACGAGAAGCCGATCGCCGGGCCGACCGCCAGCGCGAGCTCCTCGTCCAGCGCCCCCAAGCCCACCGAGTCGGTGGACAAGGGCGACGGCTCGGGCGACGGCTCCAAGGGCGACGGCGGCGACCTCAACGCGGGCCGCCAGGCCGGCGAGGCCAAGGTCAACTGGCTGCTCCAGAACGACGTCGACCTGCCCCGCAACGGCGCCGACGTCCTCGGCCCGTGGATCGTCGGCGACACCGTCGTCAAGGCCATGTACAAGGGCGTCTCCGGCTACAACCTGAGCGACGGCGCCCCGAAGTGGCACGTCGACGTGCCGTTCGAGCTGTGCGCCGCGCCCGCCGAACCCTCGGCGAACGGCGTCATGGTCTTCGCCTACGCCGAGAGCGCCAAGGACGGCGCCAAGTGCACCTCGCTCCAGCAGATCGACCTGAAGACCGGCAAGGCGGGCTGGAAGAAGGCCGTACCCAAGCCCAAGGGCCTGTTCGCCTTCTCGGACAACACCCTGTCCATCAGCGGCAACACGCTGACCGTCTCCGGCACCAGCAGCTCCTACGGCTTCTCGCTGACCGACGGCAAGCAGCTCTTCACCGGCGCGACGACCGGCTGCAAGCCCTTCGCGTACGCCGGCGGCAGCAAGCTGATCGCCGCCGTGGACTGCCCGTCGGGCAGCACCACCAAGAAGCTCCAGGGCGTCAGCCAGGTCGACCCGAACACGGGCAAGCCCAAGTGGACCTTCAAGCTGGAGGCCGACTGGGAGGTGGACCGGGTCTACTCGGTCGACCCGCTGGTCGTCTCCGCCACCCAGCGCGAGCAGAAGAAGTGGACCATCTTCGCGCTCAACCCGAACGGTTCGCTCCGCTCGCAGATCCAGGGCGGCAAGGACAAGTTCGCCCCCTCGTGCGGCGGCGGCTTCGTCATCTTCGGCAAGAACCTCCAGGGCTGCACGGGAGTCGCGGCCGACGCGAACACCTTCTACATGGCCACCGAGACCTCGTACGGCACCCCCAACGAGGTCGTCGCCTTCGACCTGAAGACCGGCAAGGCCAAGTGGCGCTCCAAGGCGCCCGGTGAGCAGTCGATGATCCCGCTCCGCATGGAGGGCGGCCAGGTCCTGGTGTACGTGGACCCCTCGTACGACAAGGGCGGCGCCGTCGCGACGATCGCCCCCACCGGCGGTGCGCCGAAGACCGTGCTCCAGCACCCGGCGTCGACGGCCCAGGTCGAGAACAACTTCTACAGTCCGGGCTACGCGTACGGCGCCGGCACCTTCGTCGTGGCGAGCGGGCGCGTCTCCGCCTCGAACGACAAGGAAGAAAAGCTGGTCAAGACGATGATGGCGTTCAGCAAGTGA